Proteins encoded within one genomic window of Prosthecobacter fusiformis:
- a CDS encoding phospholipase D-like domain-containing protein — protein MFEFFSEKCTMHFALRLLLTGCFLLKLMACSGTAPTPESPVPTSVLACQKTIQQATRERTVHRKGTAGFEMLAGGEEAYLARLAAVEAAQQTLDFQYFIWADDATGTIFAERLLAAADRGVKVRLLLDITKGAQKEVKKGVLASHPNIEVALFNPMTAFQGFFAGNPLPIIGEIDRMQSRMHNKMLIADNAILIGGGRNLGDTYFGVDRKHNMRDLDYIASGPVVNAATKSFNLYWESPLTRKVGPSETGDENEEKLVSLRRELRDKKLRLARKGDFPFPLKMARVEALQRLNELSGKMVWDDYEFVADPPERMLSRTKEASPVWRTKEGAIRGAKKEVLMHAAYLIPQEEVLGLFKETSDRGVKVRMLTNSLSSIDGLLAMTGIANRRKDILETGAEYYELKSDAPVKKEYVRVSEDTLLGMHTKGLVVDNRISFIGSYNMDPRSKYINTETGVIINSGGFAKRLKGYLLEDMQPENCWQVTCEEDGRFCWTCEMPGKPPVRHYRDPDVPLRKRISYWMLLHMPWENLL, from the coding sequence GTGTTTGAATTTTTTTCCGAAAAATGCACGATGCACTTTGCGCTACGACTGCTGCTGACGGGCTGTTTTTTACTGAAGCTGATGGCTTGCAGTGGCACTGCGCCAACTCCGGAATCTCCGGTGCCGACATCTGTGCTGGCGTGCCAGAAAACGATCCAACAAGCGACACGGGAGCGGACGGTGCACCGGAAGGGTACGGCGGGTTTTGAAATGCTGGCGGGAGGGGAGGAGGCGTATCTGGCGCGCCTAGCGGCGGTGGAGGCGGCGCAGCAGACGCTGGACTTTCAGTATTTCATCTGGGCGGATGATGCGACGGGGACGATCTTTGCTGAGCGGCTGCTGGCGGCGGCGGACCGGGGGGTGAAGGTGCGGCTGCTGCTGGACATCACTAAAGGGGCACAAAAGGAAGTGAAGAAGGGCGTGCTGGCGAGCCACCCGAACATTGAGGTGGCATTGTTTAATCCGATGACCGCCTTCCAAGGTTTTTTTGCGGGGAATCCGCTGCCGATCATTGGCGAGATCGACCGGATGCAGAGCCGGATGCATAACAAAATGCTCATCGCAGACAATGCCATCCTGATCGGTGGAGGGCGGAATCTGGGGGACACCTACTTTGGTGTGGACCGGAAGCATAACATGCGGGACCTGGACTACATCGCGAGCGGGCCGGTGGTGAATGCGGCGACGAAATCCTTTAATCTTTACTGGGAGTCCCCACTGACACGGAAGGTGGGGCCGAGTGAAACGGGTGACGAAAATGAAGAAAAATTGGTTAGCCTGCGGAGAGAGCTGCGAGACAAAAAACTACGACTGGCCCGGAAAGGTGACTTTCCTTTTCCCCTGAAGATGGCGCGAGTAGAGGCGCTGCAACGGCTGAATGAGCTTTCAGGAAAAATGGTCTGGGATGATTATGAATTTGTGGCGGATCCCCCTGAGCGCATGCTGAGCCGAACCAAGGAGGCATCGCCTGTGTGGCGGACGAAGGAGGGGGCGATCCGAGGGGCGAAGAAGGAGGTGCTGATGCATGCGGCGTACCTGATCCCGCAGGAAGAGGTGCTGGGGCTTTTCAAAGAGACGAGTGACAGGGGGGTGAAGGTGCGGATGCTGACGAATTCCCTCTCCTCCATCGACGGGCTGCTGGCGATGACGGGCATCGCCAACCGGCGAAAAGACATTCTGGAAACGGGTGCGGAGTATTATGAACTGAAAAGCGATGCACCGGTGAAGAAAGAGTATGTGCGGGTATCCGAGGACACGCTGCTGGGCATGCATACGAAAGGGCTGGTGGTGGATAACCGCATCTCTTTCATCGGCTCTTACAACATGGATCCGCGCTCCAAGTACATCAATACGGAGACGGGGGTGATCATCAACAGTGGTGGCTTTGCAAAACGGCTGAAGGGATATCTGCTGGAGGATATGCAACCTGAGAACTGCTGGCAGGTGACCTGTGAAGAAGATGGGCGCTTTTGCTGGACCTGCGAGATGCCAGGGAAGCCGCCGGTGAGGCATTACCGGGACCCGGATGTGCCTTTGCGAAAACGCATTTCTTACTGGATGCTGCTGCACATGCCGTGGGAGAATCTGCTGTGA